The genomic interval GCTGCTTCCTGCTTTGGAATTCATGCGAACGGACAAAAACGGGGAGCCGGATATGCGCTTTATCCGTCGAAATGCCCGTAAGGCCGTAAACCGCTACCCACATAACCGTATTTTCATTACGCAGGGATATATCTGCAGGAATGCGGCGGGCGAGGTAGACAATCTGCAACGCGGAGGCAGCGACTATACCGCGTCGCTGCTCGGGGCGGCGCTGGATGCTTCGGAAATTCAGATATGGACCGATATCGACGGATTGCACAACAACGATCCCCGCGTGGTATCGTCTACGGTTCCCGTGCGCAGGCTTACGTTCGACGAGGCTTCCAAGCTGGCGCATTTCGGCGCCAAAATCCTGCACCCCACCTGCATCCTTCCTGCCAAGCTGAGGAATATTCCCGTGCGTCTGCTCGATACGATGGACCCGTCGGCTCCGGGAACGCTGATCTCCGACTCGGCCGACGCGGGACGGGTGAAGGCGGTCGCCGCCAAGGACGGCGTTGTTCATGTCAAGATCCGCTCGATGCACAAGATTCCCGGCTACCGGTTGCTCGACAAAGTGTTCCACAGCTTCGCGCGTACTCGTACCTCCGTCGATCTGGTCGCCGTTTCCGATAACGAAATATCGTTGGCTACGGACAATCGGGAATGCTTGTCAGAGATACTCGACGGGCTGAGTCCCTACGCGGACATCGCGGTAGAGGAGAACATGACGATCGTGTGCGTGGTAGGCGATCTGAAGCGGAACGACAAAAGTTTCAGGCACAAGATCATCGACTCGCTGAGGAAGATTCCGCTGCGGATGATCTCTTACGGGGACAATTGCGACGTGTCGTTCGTCCTGCGCTGTGCCGATAAGAAAAAGGCTTTGGAGGCGCTCAACAGCTCCTGCGTCCTGCAGTGATGGGGCGGTTCCGGCGGAACGGCGTGCCGTTCCGCTTTCTGCAAGGGGGCTTACCATCCGGTTATGACGGGTGAATAGCATGCTTGTCGCGGACGATACGCTGCACGATGCGGACGGCGACCGATGCAGGCCGTCCGCTGCCGGGACGGATTAAGCCACTCCCGTAGGCCGGAAAATCTCGGAATACGGCGGCCGGAATCTCCTCCGGCTTACCATTTTGAATAATCGCTCTATCATTTTGAGAAGGATTTCGAGAGGGTGA from Alistipes ihumii AP11 carries:
- a CDS encoding aspartate kinase; the protein is MKVMKFGGTSVGSPAMIKHVARLISNEEPKLVVLSAMSGTTNALAAIAAELSRGNISGASDDIGTLESKYLETAGQLYFSEGSAEKARRHIRDSFSLLKGVAERPFSSVEEKIVLAQGELIVTMLMHLYLAETGVRSTLLPALEFMRTDKNGEPDMRFIRRNARKAVNRYPHNRIFITQGYICRNAAGEVDNLQRGGSDYTASLLGAALDASEIQIWTDIDGLHNNDPRVVSSTVPVRRLTFDEASKLAHFGAKILHPTCILPAKLRNIPVRLLDTMDPSAPGTLISDSADAGRVKAVAAKDGVVHVKIRSMHKIPGYRLLDKVFHSFARTRTSVDLVAVSDNEISLATDNRECLSEILDGLSPYADIAVEENMTIVCVVGDLKRNDKSFRHKIIDSLRKIPLRMISYGDNCDVSFVLRCADKKKALEALNSSCVLQ